The following coding sequences are from one Biomphalaria glabrata chromosome 8, xgBioGlab47.1, whole genome shotgun sequence window:
- the LOC106065560 gene encoding periostin-like: MKSIYLLLAVLLLKRGSAQTTEAPPLPDVEDVLAADSRFTTFYQLLKTTDLLEEINETNHFTIFAPTDAAFAKLPAGSLDALKADVDKLKETIGYHVVLNSSYHVHGSQQDSILKSSTQLPIRINTYSLVHTVTAEGVNITIRNISVNHGYIQGIDGVMKPPTGNVVDLGTTRSDISTFESLLVKANQTAYFTSDHSTTLFIPTDDAFKKLSAETLDYLNNHISDLTDVLRFHYVKQYSLYSLGMKHAFTIQSADHSHDYLMLLEDDNGGMRVNQAKIIEKDISSINGVIHIIDDVLIPPRVLVAIRDQSIVVGFSIENHSKKKKKSTCTKFFILNAAFKKQVNKTIALSSNSTTEGRTMKVIGFFLAFLISGISCQGQTLTTLTTHVTATTAPRFPDVIAGLSSTGQFTVFIDLLTKSGVLPQINSSLHFTVFAPTDNAFTKLSPDAFEAIKNDPAKITELVNSHVVLNTNLRIHGTMEDVLLKTINNHQVRINTYNVLHTVTANGVNITVKNIPIVHGLAHGIDSVLVAAPGNIMQIALNRTDLSTFTGLVISSNLLNFFTADKDITLFAPNNNAFSKLSGNVMSYLQSHPADLAETLRFHVVRTITLFSLGMIHGVTIPSADNHHDNLMLLQAADGSLNVNTAKILVKDLIATDGVIHVIDTVLIPTHVLVRIQDQGIIVG; this comes from the exons ATGAAAAGTATTTATCTGCTGCTTGCTGTCCTACTATTAAAACGAGGCTCTGCACAGACCACAGAAGCTCCACCCT TGCCAGACGTGGAAGATGTCCTGGCTGCTGACTCTCGCTTCACAACTTTCTACCAGCTACTGAAGACCACAGACCTGCTGGAAGAGATCAATGAAA CCAATCATTTTACAATCTTCGCCCCGACGGACGCCGCATTCGCCAAACTTCCGGCCGGCAGCTTGGATGCTCTCAAAGCGGATGTGGATAAACTGAAAGAAACGATTGGTTATCACGTGGTACTCAACAGTTCCTACCACGTGCACGGAAGCCAGCAGGACAGCATCCTGAAGTCTTCAACCCAACTGCCAATTAGAATCAACACTTACAGCCTTGTACAT ACTGTGACCGCTGAAGGGGTCAACATAACTATCAGAAACATATCAGTGAACCATGGTTACATCCAGGGCATCGACGGGGTCATGAAACCACCTACAGGAAACGTAGTTGACCTGGGCACCACTAGATCGGACATCTCAACTTTTGAGAGTCTCCTGGTGAAGGCCAATCAGACAGCCTACTTCACCT CGGACCACTCGACCACTCTCTTTATACCCACGGATGATGCTTTTAAGAAACTCAGTGCTGAGACCCTTGACTATTTAAACAACCACATCTCTGATCTCACGG ATGTCCTGAGATTTCATTACGTGAAGCAATACTCCCTGTACAGTCTTGGAATGAAGCACGCATTCACCATCCAGTCTGCTGACCACAGTCATGACTACTTGATGTTACTAGAAGATGACA ATGGCGGTATGAGGGTCAACCAGGCGAAGATCATTGAGAAAGACATTAGCTCCATCAACGGGGTTATCCACATCATTGACGATGTCCTCATTCCACCAAGAGTTCTTGTGGCTATCCGCGACCAGTCCATCGTCGTAGGTT TTAGTATTGAGAACcacagtaaaaagaaaaaaaagtctacatGTACTAAGTTCTTTATCTTAAATGCGGCGTTTAAAAAGCAGGTCAATAAAACTATCGCTCTTAGTTCAAATTCTACAACAGAAG gTCGAACGATGAAGGTCATTGGGTTTTTCTTAGCATTCCTGATTAGTGGAATCAGTTGCCAGGGGCAAACACTGACCACTCTTACTACACATGTGACGGCAACAACGGCTCCACGAT TTCCAGATGTAATCGCTGGTTTGTCATCAACTGGACAATTCACTGTCTTCATCGACCTACTGACCAAGTCTGGCGTGCTGCCCCAAATCAACTCTT ctCTTCATTTTACTGTCTTCGCGCCCACCGACAATGCCTTCACCAAGCTGTCCCCGGATGCTTTTGAAGCTATCAAGAACGACCCAGCCAAAATAACCGAGCTGGTCAACTCCCATGTGGTCTTAAACACAAACCTCCGTATCCACGGAACAATGGAGGATGTCCTGTTGAAAACTATCAACAATCATCAAGTTAGAATCAACACTTACAATGTGCTTCAC ACTGTCACTGCCAATGGCGTCAACATTACAGTCAAGAACATCCCTATCGTTCACGGCCTCGCCCACGGTATTGACAGCGTCCTTGTCGCTGCCCCTGGAAACATCATGCAAATTGCACTAAACAGAACTGACCTAAGCACCTTCACCGGGCTGGTCATCTCCTCCAACCTACTGAACTTTTTCACAG CCGACAAGGACATCACATTGTTCGCACCAAACAATAACGCCTTCAGCAAACTGAGTGGAAACGTCATGTCCTACCTCCAGAGCCATCCCGCAGACCTGGCTG agactCTCAGGTTCCATGTGGTAAGAACGATAACTCTGTTCAGTCTCGGCATGATACACGGAGTTACAATCCCTTCAGCTGACAATCACCATGACAACTTGATGCTCCTCCAGGCAGCGG ACGGCTCGTTAAACGTGAACACTGCCAAGATTCTCGTGAAAGATCTTATTGCCACAGACGGAGTCATTCACGTCATTGACACCGTTCTGATTCCAACTCACGTTTTGGTCCGCATCCAAGATCAGGGCATCATCGTGGGATAA